From a single Mustelus asterias chromosome 31, sMusAst1.hap1.1, whole genome shotgun sequence genomic region:
- the LOC144481612 gene encoding lysophosphatidic acid receptor 6-like: protein MAHPTALTPEADFTLTERDWHSGWSSFTSIPISVDTVGSANFTDANSTQECQYSANFQYIMFPVVYSVVFAFGTVSNCCVLWYIFRKKSAFSPSDVFMANLATIDLIFAALLPFKVAYHAMGNDWAFGELACKVTGSLFFANMYGSTLFLTCICLDRYVAVVYPIRSLHLRRPCYGLLICCLLWLLLASSLLYLTIGQPLTSKFPNGKTACLENFSSNSWNRRISGISIAAAVIGFFIPLVIIIVCYPLIARKLLEHAAGKDTVHRVKRKALRMVLLVLLVFIICFVPYHLIQLIHTLRRIKVLSSCSLIQFTYSARRVTMALASLNSCLDPVIYSFASDTFHWRRLCCRGRPAFNITFRSKGRFGGRTGRSAAGPIGH, encoded by the coding sequence ATGGCCCACCcgacagcactgacccctgaagcTGACTTCACCCTGACAGAGAGGGACTGGCATTCCGGGTGGAGTTCGTTCACATCAATTCCAATCAGTGTCGAcactgtgggcagtgccaatttCACAGATGCCAACAGCACACAGGAATGCCAGTACAGTGCCAACTTCCAGTACATCATGTTTCCTGTGGTCTATAGCGTGGTGTTCGCCTTTGGCACCGTGTCCAACTGCTGCGTCCTGTGGTACATCTTCAGGAAGAAGAGTGCGTTCTCTCCCTCAGACGTGTTCATGGCCAACTTGGCCACCATCGACCTCATCTTTGCCGCCCTGCTTCCATTCAAAGTGGCCTATCACGCCATGGGCAACGACTGGGCCTTCGGGGAGCTGGCGTGCAAGGTGACTGGTTCCCTCTTCTTCGCCAACATGTACGGCAGCACTCTGTTCCTCACCTGCATCTGCCTGGATCGCTACGTCGCGGTGGTCTATCCCATCAGGTCACTGCATCTGCGCCGGCCCTGCTATGGCCTACTCATCTGCTGCCTCCTCTGGCTTCTCCTGGCCTCCAGCCTTCTGTACCTGACCATTGGGCAGCCGCTGACCAGCAAGTTCCCCAATGGCAAGACGGCCTGTCTGGAGAACTTCTCTTCCAATTCCTGGAACCGACGCATCTCTGGGATCAGCATCGCCGCCGCGGTCATTGGCTTCTTCATCCCGTTGGTGATTATCATCGTCTGCTACCCCCTCATCGCCCGGAAGCTGCTGGAACATGCAGCCGGCAAAGACACGGTGCACAGGGTGAAGAGGAAAGCCCTCCGCATGGTGCTTCTGGTCCTCCTGGTCTTCATCATTTGCTTTGTCCCTTACCATCTCATCCAGCTCATCCACACCCTCCGGCGGATCAAGGTgctgtccagctgcagcctcatccAGTTCACCTACTCGGCCAGACGTGTCACCATGGCCCTGGCCAGTCTCAACAGCTGCCTGGACCCCGTCATCTATTCCTTCGCCAGTGACACCTTCCATTGGAGGAGGCTGTGCTGCAGAGGGAGGCCTGCGTTCAACATCACCTTTCGAAGCAAGGGCAGGTTTGGAGGGAGGACTGGTCGATCAGCAGCGGGACCGATTGGTCATTGA